The sequence below is a genomic window from Roseivirga misakiensis.
GTCACCATTTACATCCCAGTTAAAACCAAATCTCGGAGAGAAAGTAGCTCTTGAGTTAATAAAATTACCAACAGCTGCACCTTGTAAATCGTAACCTTCTGCTTCTATTTCAGGAATTGCTAGTGTATTGAAAGTACTGTTTGTAGGTGTTTCATCGAAATAAGGAAGATCCATTCTTAAACCTAAAGTCAATTTCAAGTCATCATTCACTTGGAATTCATCTTGAACATAAGCACCAATCATACCTGAATTAAAGATAGCTGCTGCTGCAGAACCGTCACCAGTAATATTATCTACGTTAGAGAAGTTTCTAGCGTAATCAGTAGCAGGCTGGTCTGTTAAGAAATCGTTTAAAGTGTTATAAGAGTACTGTCCAAAGTTCTGAGCAATAAACAAGTTCTCAACTGAGTAGAATTCAGCGTTAAGCCCTACTACAAAAGTATGACGACCTTTATAAATTTCTAAGTTGTTGTTGATAGTGAAGCCACTAGTTTCTAACAAGTTAGCAGAAGAGAAAGGCTCAGCACCAAATCTGATAGAACCTTGTCCATCTGAAATATTCACTGTAGGGAAGTCTTGTCCTGTTGCGTCTCTATCGTCAGATACACCTATGTAACCAACAGTCAATTTGTTAGACATATTAGATCCGAATGAACTTGAAAGTTCTAATGAAAGTGAATTTGTCTTAGATAAGAAAGACTCAGATCTATTGTAGAAGTTTAGTGTTCTATTACTAGATCTTACACCTTCGATATTATCTGCCTCAACATAAGAGTAACGAGCAGATAATTTGTGATTCTGGTTAATGTTATAGTCAATCTTAGCAGTGAATTTATCTGAATCTAATACTACTGGGTTACCGCTTAAAGTACCTGGGGTGTAACCATAACCGTTCAATTTGCTAACCAACTGATCAATCTGAGCTTGCGTTGCATCTCCATCATAATCTGCGAAATCAAATGGCTGAGGAGTTTCGTCTCTCTGCTGCTCAACATTTACAAAGTAGAATAATTTGTCTTTGATGATCGGTCCACCAACTCTTACACCGTAAGTTTCAGCGCTAAAGTCATCAAGTCTTTCTCTTGTTCCTTCACCATCTCTTGGAGTTCTACCCGCTAAACCTTCATTTCTGAAAAAGTAGTATGCAGAACCTTCAATTTCGTTAGAACCTGATCTTGTCACAGCGTTAATTGCACCACCTGCGAAACCAGATACTCTTACGTCGAAAGGAGCTACCTGAATTTGGAACTGCTCAATCGCATCAATAGAGATCGGAGATACACCAGTTTGACCACCGTTTGTACCTGAACCAGCAAGACCAAAAATATCATTGTTAATCGCACCGTCAATATAGATTGAGTTTAAACGGTTGTTTTGTCCACCAATTGAAATTGAGAAACCGTCGTTACCTTCGTCTAGCGTTGCTTGTGGTGTAAATCTCGCAAAGTCACCGATAGCTCGAGCAACAGTTGGAGTAGAATTGATTTGCTCAATACCAACAACCGTTTCAGAACCAGTTCTGTTACCATCGAAAACGCCGCCTCTTTCAGCTACTACTTCAACGCCTTCCAAAGTCACAGACGACTCAGTTAATTTAGCGTTGATTTTGAAAGCCTGACCTAAAGTCAAGAATACGTTTTCTTGCTTAAACTCCTTATAACCAATAAAAGTCACAGTCACTGTGTAAGGACCACCAACTCTCATGTTTGGAATTCTGTAATACCCATCACTGCTTGTGATGTTACCATAGCGAGTTCCGCTTGGCGTGTGCACGGCCACAACAGTTGCACCCGGTAAAGTTTCACCGTTTACATCTGTTACTCTTCCGTTAATAGAAGAGGTAGTTGTACCTTGACCATATGCTACGTTAATTACTAATAGCATTAATCCAGTCAAGAGTAACTGAAGTAATTGTCTTTTCATAAAAGATGATTTAAAGTAGATTAGATGTTTATTCATAGTCGTGGATTAACACGCATTTTACACCACAAATGTAATTCTTATCAAGGTTGAGGGTATTTTCCAAATGTTATGATTAAGATACATTTGGCGTTTACCTTTAACCTTTTCTTAACATACCATTAGAGCATTTTTCAAAAATGGTTTTTTGCAGAATTATCTCTGTGATTTTCATTTTATCGCAGTTTGTAACTATATAAAAATCAGACATATGCCTCAGATAATTTTATACAAAACACTATCTAAAACTATCTGTCAAACTGTATACAAATGTAAACTTAACTTTACCAACAAAAAAGGCCTTTCTGACCAATTCAATGCAACCGTTTTATAATTTTCAATAAGGACTCGGAATCCGTATATTGCCTTCTTTGCCAACCCACTGTTTATGATAAATAAAAGGCTACAGGTATTACTAATAGGTTTATTGTTTGCGTTAAACACGTTAAATGCACAGGACTTAAAACTCGATTATTACCTTCCAGATAATGTTCAATACAACCCTGATATTCCTACCCCAAAATCAGTCATTGGTCATGAAGTTGGTGAGTGGCACATAACACATGACAAGCTGGTCATGTACATGAAAGCGGTCGCTGCTGCTTCAGAACGCATTACTATTGAGGAAATTGGTACCACACATGAAGGTAGAACTCAACTACTGCTCACTGTAACACATCCAATTAACCACATAGGAATTGATAAAATAAGAAGTGACCATTCTTGGCTCACATACCCAAACGAAGCGGATAAATTTGATGTCAAAAAAATGCCTGCCGTAGTCTATATGGGCTACAGCATCCATGGAAATGAACCAAGCGGGTCGAATGCTTCGATGCTTATGGCCTATTACATGGCTGCTGCGCAAGGTCCAGAAATAGATAATGCCCTCAGAAATACCGTGGTTTTAATAGACCCTTCATTTAACCCAGATGGACTTACGAGGTTTTCTACCTGGGCTAATATGCATAAAAGTAAAAACGTAAACCCCGATCCAAACGACAGGGAATACAGAGAGGTCTGGCCTGGCGGTAGAACAAATCATTATTGGTTTGACCTGAATAGAGACTGGCTACCTGTTCAGCAACCAGAATCACGCAATAGGATTACGAAATATCATCAGTGGAAACCCAATATTTTAACCGATCACCATGAAATGGGTACTAACTCTACCTTTTTCTTCCAACCCGGTGTACCCTCAAGAACCCATCCACTCACACCGAAATTGAATCAAGAAATGACGGGTAAAATCGGTGAATACCATGCAAAAGCACTAGATAGCATTGGCTCCCTTTACTACACTAAAGAGGGTTATGATGATTTCTATTATGGTAAAGGATCGACTTTCCCAGATATAAATGGCGGCATGGGAATACTTTTTGAACAAGCCAGTTCTAGAGGTCATGCGCAAGAAAGCGCTAATGGTATTTTAAGATTCCCTTTTACTGTAAGAAACCAGTTTACCACCTCCCTATCCACTTGGTCTGCTGCTGTGGCCATGCGTGTTGAATTACTGGAATACCAAAAAGATTTCTATAAACGTGCTTTGAGAGAAGCTGATGGCGATAGCCATAAAGCATACATTTTCAAAGCCGAAAAAGATCCAGCAAGAACCTATCATTTGGCAGAAATCCTTGCCAGACAGGAAATTGACTTCTACCGACCCTCTAGAAGAATCAGACTTGATGGCGAAGAATATATGCCTGACAATAGCTACATCATTCCTCTCAAACAGCGCAATTATAAAATCATTAAGGCGATGTTTGAGCAAAGGACCACGTTTGAAGACAGCCTATTCTACGATATTTCTGGGTGGACTTACCCAATGGCCTTTAACATGGAATACCATGAAATGTCAAGCCGAGATTATGGAAGAAACCAATTGGGCGAAAAGGTGGATATCCTACCATTTCCGAAAGGGGAAATAATTGGTGGCCAGAGCAACTATGCTTATGCATTTGAGTGGCACGGATATTATGCACCTAGGGCAGCCAACAAGCTTCTTTCCAAAGGGGTAAGACTGAAAGTATCGACAAATAAGTTTACTGACGAGAACAAAAAAGAGTTTGATCGCGGTACCATCCTTATTCCAGTAGCTGGTCAGTCCGTCTCTAGTTTCGATCTATTCGAGATGATGAAAAAAATAGTAGATACTGATGCTTTAGACATATATGCTTTAAATACCGGGC
It includes:
- a CDS encoding TonB-dependent receptor, encoding MKRQLLQLLLTGLMLLVINVAYGQGTTTSSINGRVTDVNGETLPGATVVAVHTPSGTRYGNITSSDGYYRIPNMRVGGPYTVTVTFIGYKEFKQENVFLTLGQAFKINAKLTESSVTLEGVEVVAERGGVFDGNRTGSETVVGIEQINSTPTVARAIGDFARFTPQATLDEGNDGFSISIGGQNNRLNSIYIDGAINNDIFGLAGSGTNGGQTGVSPISIDAIEQFQIQVAPFDVRVSGFAGGAINAVTRSGSNEIEGSAYYFFRNEGLAGRTPRDGEGTRERLDDFSAETYGVRVGGPIIKDKLFYFVNVEQQRDETPQPFDFADYDGDATQAQIDQLVSKLNGYGYTPGTLSGNPVVLDSDKFTAKIDYNINQNHKLSARYSYVEADNIEGVRSSNRTLNFYNRSESFLSKTNSLSLELSSSFGSNMSNKLTVGYIGVSDDRDATGQDFPTVNISDGQGSIRFGAEPFSSANLLETSGFTINNNLEIYKGRHTFVVGLNAEFYSVENLFIAQNFGQYSYNTLNDFLTDQPATDYARNFSNVDNITGDGSAAAAIFNSGMIGAYVQDEFQVNDDLKLTLGLRMDLPYFDETPTNSTFNTLAIPEIEAEGYDLQGAAVGNFINSRATFSPRFGFNWDVNGDRSLQLRGGAGVFTSRVPLVWPGGAYNNNGQNLGFVDENDFDAIFRPDVNNQPGVIDPTVQSGNIDLFIEDFRVPQVAKFNLAADKRLSNGWIFSLDALWTKTIYAISVQNVNVGQSVGNLTGTGDNRPIYNRRDEVVQSNNYGRISVTGNTGRGYAYNFSGTLTMPMTNGFQGSISYSYGDAFSVFDGTSSQNSSQWRGLHSIGGRNFDQQLRRSDFSQGHRVIAQASYRFEYAKGFATQIGLVYEGRSGSPFSYIYNDNGNLTSEDSRERTLIYVPLNASDINLVDDASAGTAGEQWAALNSFIVNDPYLSTRRGQYAERNRNREPFTNIFDLRLLQEFEINAGGKKHTLQLTADIYNFGNLLNRDWGRRYFVPQNFQLLNFEGFQADGTTPTFTFDGVDGNDPSDGNIDDSGLISSRWQGQIGIRYTFGGN
- a CDS encoding M14 family metallopeptidase, with the translated sequence MINKRLQVLLIGLLFALNTLNAQDLKLDYYLPDNVQYNPDIPTPKSVIGHEVGEWHITHDKLVMYMKAVAAASERITIEEIGTTHEGRTQLLLTVTHPINHIGIDKIRSDHSWLTYPNEADKFDVKKMPAVVYMGYSIHGNEPSGSNASMLMAYYMAAAQGPEIDNALRNTVVLIDPSFNPDGLTRFSTWANMHKSKNVNPDPNDREYREVWPGGRTNHYWFDLNRDWLPVQQPESRNRITKYHQWKPNILTDHHEMGTNSTFFFQPGVPSRTHPLTPKLNQEMTGKIGEYHAKALDSIGSLYYTKEGYDDFYYGKGSTFPDINGGMGILFEQASSRGHAQESANGILRFPFTVRNQFTTSLSTWSAAVAMRVELLEYQKDFYKRALREADGDSHKAYIFKAEKDPARTYHLAEILARQEIDFYRPSRRIRLDGEEYMPDNSYIIPLKQRNYKIIKAMFEQRTTFEDSLFYDISGWTYPMAFNMEYHEMSSRDYGRNQLGEKVDILPFPKGEIIGGQSNYAYAFEWHGYYAPRAANKLLSKGVRLKVSTNKFTDENKKEFDRGTILIPVAGQSVSSFDLFEMMKKIVDTDALDIYALNTGLTGGVSLGSNSFVTLEKPEVALVVEAGSSSDIGEVWHLLDTRMNMLATKLQANRLGSNAIDRYNSIVITGSLNLSEGAMNNLKRWIRNGGTLIGTGSAVGWMSRNKLTNLKTIRAEAPSAEEISYDQITNYVRGQNIPGGVYMSELDLSHPMSFGYYNENLPTFRRGNTIIEPSESKFANPGKYTDSPLISGWISDANLETLKGTSTIRVSALGSGRIVSLVDNPNFRAFWYGTNKLMMNAIFFGRLVNRVSAQ